A window of Chrysoperla carnea chromosome 3, inChrCarn1.1, whole genome shotgun sequence genomic DNA:
cgctaggtttcatttttgacagagaaaattactttaattttcagataaaaattcaaactttatattttataactttgaacgtaaatttctctaaaaatattaaacttacccAAAAAAGGATTTCATGATCAATTATAGTAAATTTCATATGCTACTTTActcaatatacaaatttaagttTTCCTAGTATTAATCGAGaagtatttaaagttaaaaatggtAATTATTGAAATCCTAATCGCTAATGGTGTGTTAGATCAAAAAAAGCCAAATGGGTGTCATTTATCACCAATCTCAAAGGGCTTTTCGTCTTCGAATTTCGAAGCTACTGTGATTTTGGTGGTGCTGTGATTTTGAATAccctacatatttttaataatacattctAATGTTATAGTTCTTTCACGGAGTAAGAGACaagattattatttatgcaaatattattgagtaagcatttaatttttttatcaggtaCAAATTGTTTTGGTACCTATCAACAGCATGCtagtaaaaaaagaaagttgtatatttttataatacacattatatatttttaattataaagggTGAACTTGGAACGGAAACGACATAACAATaatcgaagaatttttttggattttttttcattttgtcgtCACAATATGTAAAATACACTATAATTTCGTACGTTCCTCCAACTACACTTCGTATTCCAttagtttctttttaaaactatttatattttaaattttttagaatagaTACAacgaattacaaaaatttcaaaattatgtataatttttaatcgttttataattattatttttctgtatttagtcaaataactaaaaaatatttatacttaaaaacgTTGTGAAATTAGGTAAGTACCGTAAGTACTAAGCATCAAATCaagaaattttgatattgttttaataattcggtaaaaatactcttttttttttttggtcgttattttagtataaaatataaattcccgtatactaaaaaaaatacgtttttaatcAGAATACCATAAACGCTATACGGTGCTCAGcgcttatttattataaatacaaaccaATTCTTGCggttataaattataatctacatataatgattttaaagtttaaggaaataattaatacaattgatattcaataattataataaaattttaaaacataagcCATTTTTTCGATAGAGTAAGCTTTAATATATCTAGCGTCTAGGTGTCAATTGGGAGGGGGATCTTGATCATTTCAAACTTTTCCTTAAAtgcgatttttttcgaaactccCACAGACACGAATACAAATCGCAAGgacgtaaaaaattgaaatgtggCACCTCTCTACTGATCTAAACACTAGGTTTATTTACTATATTAAGTAACTAATCTACGCTAATAGattgttttaaacattctttCCCGACCGTAACGGCCAATTTGCTATTAATCgggaaatataacaaaaatataatcggaaaatataagtttaaattcTTAATGCCAggtaatttaattcttttttcctCTGGTCTTACTTAAAGGACCCGGGCGACGACCTCCTACACTAGCACGTGTGTTGCGTGTCGCTCGAGCGGGCGTGTTTTCTTCAGTTTTGTGTTCATTTTTGGTTGGTGCAGCTTCCTCTTTTTTATCATcttcattttttgtttcttcttcAACAATTTCAGTGACTTCCGATTTGTTAGTATCATTAGCTTCAGCATTAGTTTCAATTATTTCTGATGTTTCTTCAATTGGttttttatcttcaataattttttttacatcatcaTCTTCATCGTCATCCTCATCTTCAGCCTCCATTGGATCATATAAATCATCTTTCTTTGATTCCTTATCTTGTTTTTCACCACTTTCAGGTTGACCTTCAGCAGAAACTTTACGCCGTTTCCAATTACCATCTTCATCTTCTACATTATCATCACCCTCCTCTTctaaattacgttttttagcttgttcttctttttcattttgCTTAATTTTCTcagtatttttattcttaagatattttataaaattatcaaaatgtaattttgatttaCCATGTGATAGAGCCTTGGCTTCATTACGGAAAAATTGAttacataatttacaaaaatgtccAGTGATTTGTTCGATTTGACTGGAAGCAACATTACGACTCTTTTTATAAACGGGTATACGATTATCGAAATTTGTTAATAAGTCTGTATTATCATCAATATCTAATATAACGTTTTCTGGATCATTATCTTCTTCTTCATAATCGCcgtcatttaaatttatatcaaatatatcatCGGAATCATCTAAATCTACTGACGCAGcatctacaaataaaaaatgtagattaTAATACTCCAATGAATTAATAATGGATTTTCGCAAAGATTAGCTTCTTCGaattcgatttgaaattttatgcaaTCTCTTTAGCTCAGTTCGAAACTTTTCGAAATGTTAATGTAATGGGTAATTGAGTTTCTATATATTCGCCGTTTCAAAACACACATATTTTCCGTTTCCTGACCTATTTCAATTCGCACAAACGTGAGATACAATTAATCCAATAGCGAAATTATCGGGCAGTCGtaattcctttaaaaaaaaattgtctaagtGCGTTTTGTACAtgcgtaaattaaaaaatttctctgcATGCACTAAGTAGCAAAAAAACGTACTGTTGCGTacatctataaatatttttaaatgtgttttattttagcCACAGctcaacaaaaacaacaaatatagCAGGTACGATTTAAAGAtctatttaatagaaaaatggcaaagttttaatagtaattgaaattagaaagttggACATGGCGAAattatatagattttatttatgatatttggtGGCGAAGCCTTAATTATTGTCGAATAGAAAAGTTTATGATTAAAAACTTACCATTATCTTCTTTTGTTTCCATAAGTTTACGAATATGTTCCGGTGTTAAACGATGTTCTTCCCATTCGATTTTAATTGGGAATTCAACATGACATCGTTTACAACGTGGATGTAAAAATCGTTTTAACTTTTGATGACCTAATGAACGACGATGTTCAGCTTCACGGCCATAAAAATCAAATGCACACATATTACAATGTGATACTTTACGGAATTCCACACGTTTACCATGCCGTTTTTTACGATTTAACTCAATGGCTTTACGTTCTTCGGCTAAACGAATTGCTTGACGCATCATATCAGCTTGGACATCATAAGTATCCCGTAAACTGTCCAACATTTGTTGATGAGCACGTCCACGTAAATGCTTTTCAAATGATTCACCATCCCACATACTTTTTTCACAtactaaacattttaaatattccacAGGAATACCAGCATATCGACCATCTTTGTTACGTTTTTCTGATTTTGTATCTTTAGATTTATTATCATCCGTGGATTTATCATTAGATTCATCAGTCttatttttgtcattattttcagctgtTGTGTCCAAATCGGTTTCCGTATTTTTTGATTCGTCATTGTCTTCATTCTCTTGACTTGTTCCATTCTTTTTCTCTTCTTTCCAATCACGTTTCTTATCTTCAGATTCTTCGCtgtttatcaaattatatattattttccaaataaataaaataaaaatgatttagcaCTAATCAAAACAATGTAAGTTAATGTTTAACAACTGCCCCTTCGTTACAATGGACTACGCGTAAAATGAGACTGTTTTGGACTTGTTAGAAAAATTcagaaatgtaaatatattgtaaCCTCCTGTTCCAGCTCGCTAAAACATCACTAATCGAATATGAATCAATCACAAATTTCGTTTCTCATTTTTACCCACTCAACTCTCTCCAGAGCATAAAGTGATCGCgccttgaaatttttatgagtgGACATAATTTTAAccagtttttagaaaaaattgtgaTAGTCCCATAAGTTCATTGGTTTTAAAAATGAACTTACAAAGTTTTTCCTAAATTAGTAAATGTAATCCTAATTAAAAAGtagagaatgaaaaaaaaatttttatccgtTTCGTAAGACAATTGACTGTAACGTACagcttttaaaatagttaattgaAAGTTGTCAAGAAggtgtattttgaaaataatttgttgaaaacGATCAAAAAAACGATGGCTAatccagttaaaaaaaatatgtaagcaatattacaaaatcgaaaaaacacaaGCATATTGTGTGAAAATCATGGaagatttcaaattttaatttaaaaatgaacaaaaatgtgAATGGAAAAATAACTATGGGAGAATTTATTGGAAGAAGGGTAATTATTTAGAAGCATTACCTTTGATTGTCGGTTTTAGATTCTGAATCTGTTTTTGATTCAGACTCTTTCGTTTTTGATAATGATCTTTCTTTACTATTTTTAGAATCGTTGTTACTACGGCCATCAGACTTGCGATGATGATCATTGCGGCGTCTATCTCTGGATGGACGATTTTGTATCTAATTAAAGTGAAAATTTGGCAAAAAGACACCGAAAtcagttaaacaaaaaaatatgatagaaataatcaacaaaaatgACGATATTTTGAACCCAATTATGGgatgaatattgaaaataaaaagtaccTTATCGTTAAAACGCCCACGTCGGATATTATTTGAACGATTCATGTAACGATCACG
This region includes:
- the LOC123295614 gene encoding zinc finger protein on ecdysone puffs-like → MANRRHIGHNRSFSGNSMSVNPWQGGVPPTVSGISQLTDTQAQLALALTNLLRPPSLQQNQPLPSLLNLPQINPTSSYGDYHRHNYDYDDRDRYMNRSNNIRRGRFNDKIQNRPSRDRRRNDHHRKSDGRSNNDSKNSKERSLSKTKESESKTDSESKTDNQSEESEDKKRDWKEEKKNGTSQENEDNDESKNTETDLDTTAENNDKNKTDESNDKSTDDNKSKDTKSEKRNKDGRYAGIPVEYLKCLVCEKSMWDGESFEKHLRGRAHQQMLDSLRDTYDVQADMMRQAIRLAEERKAIELNRKKRHGKRVEFRKVSHCNMCAFDFYGREAEHRRSLGHQKLKRFLHPRCKRCHVEFPIKIEWEEHRLTPEHIRKLMETKEDNDAASVDLDDSDDIFDINLNDGDYEEEDNDPENVILDIDDNTDLLTNFDNRIPVYKKSRNVASSQIEQITGHFCKLCNQFFRNEAKALSHGKSKLHFDNFIKYLKNKNTEKIKQNEKEEQAKKRNLEEEGDDNVEDEDGNWKRRKVSAEGQPESGEKQDKESKKDDLYDPMEAEDEDDDEDDDVKKIIEDKKPIEETSEIIETNAEANDTNKSEVTEIVEEETKNEDDKKEEAAPTKNEHKTEENTPARATRNTRASVGGRRPGPLSKTRGKKN